A genomic window from Cupriavidus basilensis includes:
- a CDS encoding ABC transporter substrate-binding protein, with protein sequence MSTPSNFTRRDFLVSTAAVAATTAIGGHAFAAPAALQYKPEAGAKLRVLRWKRFVQGDEDLWNANTKKFTELTGVEVRVDNEGWEDVRPKAAVAASVGSGPDVIVGWFDDPQQYPEKLVDLTDLATYLGGKYGGWYDVCRKYGTHNGKWIGLPLGVVGNALVYRESHIRAAGFDTVPKDLPGFLKLCQGLKAKNTPCGFALGKAVGDGNNWAHWLLWSHGGMLVDTKGKVVVNSPETWAALEYARQLYATFVPGTLSWQDPSNNKAFLDGQISLTANGISVYYAAKNSKEPKLQEMARDIQHAHFPIGTPGRPTELMQITQMMLFRYSKFPNAAKAYLQFMMEPEQYNPWMEAAIGYVSQPLKAYEANPIWTADPKHTVYRDSAGLMLDNGHAGPLGTASAAAMADYIVVDMVAEAASGSKTPKEAAARAAERAQRYYKA encoded by the coding sequence ATGAGCACACCGAGCAACTTCACGAGACGCGATTTCCTGGTGTCCACGGCGGCCGTTGCCGCCACCACGGCGATCGGCGGCCATGCCTTCGCCGCGCCGGCTGCACTGCAATACAAGCCGGAAGCCGGCGCCAAGCTGCGCGTGCTGCGCTGGAAGCGTTTCGTGCAGGGCGATGAAGACCTGTGGAACGCCAACACGAAGAAGTTCACCGAGCTGACCGGCGTCGAGGTACGCGTCGACAACGAAGGCTGGGAAGACGTGCGGCCCAAGGCCGCCGTCGCGGCCAGCGTCGGCAGCGGGCCGGACGTCATCGTTGGCTGGTTCGATGACCCGCAGCAGTACCCTGAAAAGCTGGTCGACCTGACCGACCTGGCCACCTACCTGGGCGGCAAATACGGCGGCTGGTACGACGTGTGCCGCAAGTACGGCACGCACAACGGCAAGTGGATCGGCCTGCCGCTGGGCGTGGTCGGCAACGCGCTGGTCTATCGCGAGAGCCACATCAGGGCAGCGGGGTTCGACACCGTGCCCAAGGACCTCCCCGGCTTCCTCAAGCTGTGCCAGGGCCTCAAGGCCAAGAACACGCCGTGCGGCTTCGCGCTCGGCAAGGCCGTGGGCGACGGCAACAACTGGGCACACTGGCTGCTGTGGTCGCACGGCGGCATGCTGGTCGACACCAAGGGCAAGGTCGTGGTCAACTCGCCCGAGACGTGGGCCGCGCTGGAATATGCCAGGCAGCTCTACGCCACCTTCGTGCCCGGCACGCTGTCGTGGCAAGACCCGTCCAACAACAAGGCCTTCCTCGACGGCCAGATCAGCCTGACCGCCAATGGCATCTCGGTCTACTACGCAGCCAAGAATTCGAAGGAGCCCAAGCTGCAGGAAATGGCGCGCGACATCCAGCACGCGCACTTCCCCATCGGCACGCCCGGCAGGCCCACCGAGCTGATGCAGATCACGCAGATGATGCTGTTCAGGTATTCCAAGTTCCCGAACGCAGCCAAGGCCTACCTGCAGTTCATGATGGAGCCGGAGCAGTACAACCCGTGGATGGAAGCCGCCATCGGTTACGTCAGCCAGCCGCTCAAGGCCTATGAGGCCAATCCGATCTGGACGGCCGACCCCAAGCACACCGTCTATCGCGATTCCGCCGGGCTGATGCTCGACAACGGCCACGCCGGGCCGCTGGGCACGGCCTCGGCCGCAGCCATGGCGGACTACATCGTGGTCGACATGGTGGCCGAAGCGGCCAGCGGCTCCAAGACACCTAAGGAAGCGGCGGCGCGCGCGGCGGAGCGGGCGCAGCGGTACTACAAGGCCTAG
- a CDS encoding carbohydrate ABC transporter permease, whose amino-acid sequence MISRLLNNRHALGLLFMLPTALLLLVFLTYPLGLGVWLGFTNTKIGGTGEWIGLSNYSYLAGDSLTQLALFNTIFYTVVASVVKFALGLWLALLLNKNLPFKSFFRAIVLLPWIVPTALSALAFWWIYDAQFSIISWTLVKLGLIDRYIDFLGDPWLARFSTIAANVWRGIPFVAISLLAGLQTISPTLYEAASIDGVTPWQQFRYVTLPLLTPIIAVVMTFSVLFTFTDFQLIYVLTRGGPLNATHLMATLSFQRAIPGGSLGEGAAIATMMVPFLLAAILFSYFGLQRRGWQQGGDK is encoded by the coding sequence ATGATTTCCCGCCTGCTGAACAACCGCCATGCGCTGGGGCTGCTGTTCATGCTGCCCACCGCGCTATTGCTGCTGGTTTTCCTGACGTACCCGCTCGGCCTTGGCGTATGGCTCGGCTTCACCAACACCAAGATCGGCGGCACCGGAGAATGGATCGGCCTGTCCAACTACAGCTACCTGGCAGGCGACTCGCTGACGCAACTGGCACTGTTCAATACGATCTTCTACACCGTGGTGGCCAGCGTGGTGAAATTCGCGCTAGGCCTGTGGCTGGCGCTGCTGCTCAACAAGAACCTGCCATTCAAGTCCTTTTTCCGCGCTATCGTGCTGCTGCCATGGATCGTGCCGACCGCGCTGTCGGCACTGGCATTCTGGTGGATCTACGACGCGCAGTTCTCCATCATCAGCTGGACACTGGTCAAGCTAGGGCTGATCGATCGCTATATCGACTTCCTGGGCGACCCATGGCTGGCGCGCTTCTCTACCATCGCGGCCAATGTCTGGCGCGGCATTCCCTTTGTCGCCATCTCCTTGCTGGCTGGCTTGCAGACGATCTCGCCCACGTTGTACGAGGCCGCGTCCATCGACGGCGTCACGCCATGGCAGCAGTTCCGCTATGTCACGCTGCCGCTGCTGACGCCGATCATCGCCGTGGTGATGACCTTCTCGGTGCTGTTTACGTTCACCGACTTCCAGCTGATCTATGTGCTCACGCGCGGCGGCCCGCTCAACGCCACGCACCTGATGGCCACGCTGTCGTTCCAGCGCGCGATTCCCGGCGGCTCGCTGGGCGAAGGCGCGGCGATCGCCACCATGATGGTGCCCTTCCTGCTGGCCGCCATCCTGTTTTCATACTTCGGCCTGCAGCGGCGCGGCTGGCAACAGGGAGGCGACAAATGA
- a CDS encoding tripartite tricarboxylate transporter substrate binding protein: MSCHSSANRRNRRLPAFLSPVLAAAALCLAFAPAASAAYPDRPIRLVVPYAPGATTDSLARLIGKELQVRLKQSVVVENRPGAGGTIGSDYVSKAPADGYTLLLGAVGPVSVGKALYPALPYDPAKDLAGVGLIGTVPFILVAGTRGQRFDAVPALVRASVAAPDTIAYGSAGNGTPQHIIGAMFSQATGARLLHSPYKGSGPAINDLLGGQIALMFDSPVLLMPHIKAGTVVPLAQTGARRSALLPGVPTMREQGVRDFDAAPWYGIMAPGKLPGDILERLNRELNAVLADKQMQERLLALGVEARPLDPAGFRQFLSQAQTSWTRAVSSASVKPD; the protein is encoded by the coding sequence ATGTCATGCCATTCCAGCGCCAACCGGCGCAACCGCCGGCTGCCCGCCTTTTTATCGCCCGTGCTCGCAGCCGCCGCGCTCTGCCTGGCGTTCGCGCCAGCCGCCAGCGCTGCCTATCCGGATCGCCCGATCCGCTTGGTGGTGCCGTATGCGCCCGGCGCCACCACCGACTCTCTCGCCCGCCTGATCGGGAAAGAACTGCAGGTCCGCCTGAAGCAATCCGTGGTGGTGGAGAACCGGCCCGGCGCGGGCGGCACCATCGGCAGCGACTATGTCAGCAAGGCGCCGGCCGATGGCTATACCTTGTTGCTCGGCGCGGTCGGGCCGGTCTCGGTCGGCAAGGCGCTGTATCCGGCGCTGCCCTACGACCCGGCGAAGGACCTGGCCGGCGTAGGCCTGATCGGCACGGTGCCATTCATCCTGGTGGCCGGCACGCGCGGCCAGCGCTTCGATGCCGTGCCCGCTCTGGTGCGCGCGTCGGTCGCGGCGCCTGACACCATCGCCTACGGCTCGGCGGGCAACGGCACGCCCCAGCACATCATCGGTGCGATGTTCTCGCAGGCGACCGGTGCGCGCCTGCTGCACTCACCCTACAAGGGGTCGGGCCCGGCCATCAACGATTTGCTGGGCGGGCAGATTGCGCTGATGTTCGACAGCCCCGTGCTGCTGATGCCGCATATCAAGGCCGGCACGGTGGTGCCGCTGGCACAGACCGGCGCGCGGCGCTCCGCCTTGCTGCCGGGCGTGCCCACCATGCGCGAGCAGGGCGTACGCGATTTCGATGCGGCGCCGTGGTACGGAATCATGGCGCCGGGCAAGCTGCCGGGCGATATCCTCGAGCGGCTCAATCGCGAGCTGAATGCGGTGCTTGCCGACAAGCAGATGCAGGAACGCCTGCTGGCGCTTGGCGTGGAAGCCCGGCCGCTCGATCCTGCAGGCTTTCGCCAGTTCCTGTCGCAGGCGCAAACGAGCTGGACCCGCGCCGTATCCTCCGCCTCGGTGAAACCGGACTGA
- a CDS encoding carbohydrate ABC transporter permease yields MKATAAAQQQDTAQGMDYLQSMPRRWVTIYIPLGIFVFVLLFPFYWMAITAFKPDGELLMRSANPFWVMAPTFAHFKKLLFDTPYPEWLLNTVIVSTISTFASLAASVLAAYAIERLRFQGAKQVGLAVFLAYLIPPSILFIPLASIVFQLGLFDTRWALILTYPTFLIPFCTWLLMGYFRSIPYELEECALIDGATRWEILVKIILPLAVPGLISAGIFAFTLSWNEFIYALTFISSSEVKTVPVGIVTELIEGDVYHWGALMAGALLGSLPVALVYSFFVEYYVSGMTGAVKE; encoded by the coding sequence ATGAAAGCGACGGCCGCAGCGCAGCAGCAGGACACGGCGCAGGGGATGGATTACCTGCAATCGATGCCGCGTCGCTGGGTGACCATCTACATCCCGCTAGGCATCTTCGTCTTCGTGCTGCTGTTCCCCTTCTACTGGATGGCGATCACTGCCTTCAAGCCCGACGGCGAACTCCTGATGCGCAGCGCCAACCCGTTCTGGGTGATGGCGCCCACGTTCGCCCACTTCAAGAAGCTGCTGTTCGACACCCCCTACCCGGAGTGGCTGCTCAATACCGTGATCGTCTCGACGATCTCCACCTTTGCCTCGCTGGCCGCCAGCGTGCTGGCCGCGTACGCCATCGAGCGGCTGCGCTTCCAGGGCGCGAAGCAGGTGGGCCTGGCCGTCTTCCTGGCCTACCTGATCCCGCCCTCGATCCTGTTCATCCCCCTGGCATCGATCGTGTTCCAGCTCGGCCTGTTCGATACGCGCTGGGCGCTGATCCTCACCTACCCCACCTTCCTGATCCCGTTCTGCACCTGGCTGCTGATGGGCTACTTCCGCTCCATCCCCTACGAGCTGGAAGAGTGCGCACTGATCGACGGCGCCACGCGCTGGGAGATCCTGGTCAAGATCATCCTGCCGCTGGCCGTGCCGGGGCTGATCTCGGCCGGCATCTTCGCCTTCACGCTGTCCTGGAACGAGTTCATTTACGCGCTGACCTTCATCTCCTCGTCGGAGGTGAAGACGGTGCCGGTGGGGATCGTCACCGAACTGATTGAAGGCGACGTCTACCACTGGGGCGCGCTGATGGCGGGGGCCTTGCTGGGCTCGCTGCCGGTGGCGCTGGTGTACTCGTTCTTTGTGGAGTACTACGTGTCGGGCATGACGGGCGCGGTGAAGGAATAG
- a CDS encoding ABC transporter ATP-binding protein yields MASVQIRGIQKYFGSTQVIRGVDIDIADGQFTVLVGPSGCGKSTLLRMIAGLEEITTGEIAIGNRVVNRLPPKERDIAMVFQNYALYPHMTVYDNMAFSLKLAKGDKEEIKRKVAKASAILGLDSLLERYPRQLSGGQRQRVAMGRAIVRDPQVFLFDEPLSNLDAKLRVQMRAEIKELHQRLRTTSVYVTHDQIEAMTMADQIVVMRDGRVEQRGKPLALYDHPDNLFVAGFIGSPAMNFVPGVLRRSGGDAAVEFPDGTRLPAPARFDATAGTDGQRVIYGVRPEHLTLGMPGQGLQTRVSVVEPTGANTEIYSRFCEAEFISIFRERHDFAAGDILNLVPDHQHTHLFDADSGQTLLQRGPAAADDPGSRHDQHGAQPLTTEETKQ; encoded by the coding sequence ATGGCATCGGTCCAGATTCGCGGCATCCAGAAATACTTCGGCAGCACGCAGGTGATCCGCGGCGTGGACATCGATATTGCCGATGGCCAGTTCACCGTGCTGGTGGGGCCGTCGGGCTGCGGCAAGTCCACGCTGCTGCGCATGATCGCCGGGCTGGAGGAGATCACCACCGGCGAGATCGCCATCGGCAACCGCGTGGTCAACCGCCTGCCGCCAAAGGAGCGCGATATCGCCATGGTGTTCCAGAACTATGCGCTCTACCCGCATATGACGGTCTACGACAACATGGCCTTCTCGCTCAAGCTCGCCAAGGGCGACAAGGAAGAGATCAAGCGGAAAGTGGCCAAGGCATCTGCCATCCTCGGCCTGGACAGTTTGCTGGAGCGTTACCCGCGCCAGCTCTCGGGCGGCCAGCGCCAGCGCGTGGCCATGGGCCGCGCCATCGTGCGCGATCCGCAGGTGTTCCTGTTCGACGAGCCGCTCTCCAACCTGGACGCCAAGCTGCGCGTGCAGATGCGCGCGGAGATCAAGGAGCTGCACCAGCGCCTGCGCACCACCTCGGTCTACGTCACGCACGACCAGATCGAAGCCATGACCATGGCCGACCAGATCGTGGTGATGCGTGACGGCCGCGTGGAGCAGCGCGGCAAGCCGCTGGCGCTCTACGATCATCCCGACAACCTCTTCGTGGCCGGCTTTATCGGCTCCCCGGCGATGAACTTCGTGCCTGGCGTGCTGCGCCGCAGTGGCGGCGATGCCGCGGTCGAGTTTCCCGACGGCACGCGCCTGCCGGCGCCCGCGCGCTTCGATGCCACCGCCGGCACCGACGGCCAGCGCGTGATCTACGGCGTGCGGCCCGAGCACCTGACCCTGGGCATGCCGGGCCAGGGCCTGCAAACGCGCGTGTCGGTGGTCGAACCCACCGGCGCCAACACCGAGATCTATTCCCGCTTCTGCGAGGCGGAATTCATCTCGATCTTCCGCGAGCGCCATGACTTCGCCGCGGGCGACATCCTGAACCTGGTGCCCGACCACCAGCACACACATCTGTTCGATGCCGACTCGGGCCAGACGCTGTTGCAGCGTGGACCGGCGGCGGCGGACGATCCGGGAAGCAGGCATGACCAGCACGGGGCGCAGCCCCTGACCACGGAGGAGACAAAGCAATGA
- the ettA gene encoding energy-dependent translational throttle protein EttA, which translates to MAQYVFTMNRVGKIVPPKRHILKDISLSFFPGAKIGVLGLNGSGKSTVLKIMAGLDKEIEGEATPMPNLNIGYLPQEPQLDPEQTVRESVEAALGGVFEARKKLDEIYAAYAEPDADFDALAADQAKYEAILAASDGNNAELQLEIAADALRLPAWDAKVGNLSGGEKRRVALCRLLLSRPDMLLLDEPTNHLDAESVEWLEQFLTRFPGTVVAVTHDRYFLDNAAEWILELDRGHGIPWKGNYSSWLDQKEARLKQEESTESARQKALNKELEWVRQNPKGRQAKSKARLARFDELNSQEYQKRNETQEIFIPAGERLGNEVIEFNGVSKAYGDRLLIDDLSFKVPPGAIVGIIGPNGAGKSTFFRMLTGKEQPDSGEIKVGPTVKMAYVDQSRDALDGSKTVFEEISGGADVLTVGRYETPSRAYIGRFNFKGSDQQKHVGTLSGGERGRLHLAKTLISGGNVLLLDEPSNDLDVETLRALEDALLEFAGCVMVISHDRWFLDRIATHILAFEGESHVEFFPGNYQEYEADKKRRLGEEGAKPKRIRYKPIVR; encoded by the coding sequence ATGGCACAGTACGTTTTCACCATGAACCGCGTGGGCAAGATCGTCCCGCCCAAGCGTCACATTCTCAAGGACATTTCCCTGTCCTTCTTCCCGGGCGCCAAGATCGGCGTGCTGGGCCTGAACGGCTCGGGCAAGTCGACCGTCCTGAAGATCATGGCTGGCCTCGACAAGGAAATCGAGGGCGAAGCCACGCCCATGCCCAACCTGAACATTGGCTACCTGCCGCAGGAGCCGCAGCTCGATCCCGAGCAAACCGTGCGCGAGTCGGTGGAAGCCGCGCTGGGCGGCGTGTTCGAAGCCCGCAAGAAGCTCGACGAGATCTATGCGGCCTATGCCGAGCCGGACGCGGATTTCGACGCGCTGGCAGCGGACCAGGCCAAATACGAAGCCATCCTGGCGGCCAGCGACGGCAACAACGCCGAGCTGCAGCTGGAGATCGCGGCTGATGCGCTGCGCCTGCCGGCCTGGGATGCCAAGGTGGGGAACCTGTCCGGTGGCGAGAAGCGCCGCGTGGCGCTATGCCGCCTGCTGCTGTCGCGCCCCGATATGCTGCTGCTCGACGAACCCACCAACCACCTGGATGCGGAATCGGTGGAATGGCTGGAGCAATTCCTCACGCGCTTCCCCGGCACCGTGGTGGCGGTGACCCACGATCGCTACTTCCTCGACAACGCCGCGGAATGGATACTGGAACTGGACCGTGGCCACGGCATTCCCTGGAAGGGCAACTACAGCTCGTGGCTGGATCAGAAGGAAGCTCGCCTGAAGCAGGAAGAGTCGACCGAGTCGGCGCGCCAGAAAGCGCTGAACAAGGAGCTGGAATGGGTGCGGCAGAACCCCAAGGGGCGCCAGGCCAAGTCCAAGGCACGTCTCGCGCGCTTTGACGAACTGAACAGCCAGGAATACCAGAAGCGCAACGAAACCCAGGAAATCTTCATCCCCGCGGGTGAGCGCCTGGGCAACGAGGTGATCGAGTTCAACGGCGTGAGCAAGGCCTACGGCGACCGCCTGCTGATCGACGACCTCAGCTTCAAGGTGCCGCCTGGCGCCATCGTTGGCATCATCGGCCCCAATGGCGCGGGCAAGTCGACCTTCTTCCGCATGCTCACCGGCAAGGAACAGCCGGACAGCGGCGAAATCAAGGTCGGCCCGACCGTGAAGATGGCCTACGTGGACCAGAGCCGCGATGCACTCGACGGCAGCAAGACCGTGTTCGAAGAGATCTCCGGCGGCGCCGACGTGCTGACGGTCGGCCGCTATGAGACGCCGTCGCGTGCTTACATCGGGCGCTTCAACTTCAAGGGCTCGGACCAGCAAAAGCACGTGGGCACGCTCTCGGGCGGCGAGCGCGGGCGCCTGCACCTGGCCAAGACGCTGATCTCCGGCGGCAATGTGCTGCTGCTCGACGAACCGTCGAACGACCTCGACGTGGAAACGCTGCGCGCGCTGGAAGACGCGCTGCTGGAGTTCGCCGGGTGCGTGATGGTGATCTCCCACGATCGCTGGTTCCTGGACCGGATCGCCACCCACATTCTTGCCTTCGAAGGCGAGTCGCATGTGGAGTTCTTCCCTGGCAACTATCAGGAGTATGAGGCGGATAAGAAGCGACGTCTGGGTGAGGAGGGGGCTAAGCCTAAGCGGATTCGGTATAAGCCTATTGTTCGGTAA
- a CDS encoding FadR/GntR family transcriptional regulator, translating into MPIHSIEPQRLYRQISAQLRTLIQAGEFPVGSRLPAERDLSVQLGVSRPSLREALIALEVEGYIEVRMGSGIYVCEPPSSADAGFDLSGEEGPLELIRARALVEGEVAALAARSGRKAQFDAIEQAIAQMAAEAAAGIKPIDADRLFHVRVAQATGNSVLVGVVRRLFDLRLGPLFDQLNSHFETPEVWAQAIAEHREVLAALRGKDPERARAVMQRHMDIAYRRLTSSLTRARKRTAGTPGARKASSGAS; encoded by the coding sequence ATGCCTATCCATTCGATCGAACCGCAACGCCTATACCGCCAGATCAGCGCCCAGTTGCGCACGCTGATCCAGGCCGGCGAATTTCCGGTGGGCTCGCGCCTGCCGGCGGAGCGGGATTTGTCGGTGCAGCTCGGCGTGAGCCGCCCATCGCTGCGCGAGGCGTTGATCGCGCTCGAGGTCGAGGGCTATATCGAAGTGCGGATGGGCTCCGGCATCTATGTGTGCGAGCCGCCGTCATCCGCCGACGCGGGCTTCGACCTGTCCGGCGAGGAAGGGCCGCTCGAACTGATTCGCGCGCGTGCGCTGGTGGAGGGTGAGGTCGCTGCGCTGGCCGCCAGGAGCGGGCGCAAGGCCCAGTTCGATGCCATCGAGCAAGCCATCGCGCAGATGGCCGCCGAAGCCGCCGCCGGCATCAAGCCGATCGATGCGGATCGCTTGTTCCATGTGCGGGTGGCGCAAGCCACCGGCAACAGCGTGCTGGTGGGCGTGGTGCGCCGGCTCTTCGACTTGCGCCTCGGGCCGCTGTTCGATCAGTTGAACAGCCACTTCGAGACGCCCGAGGTCTGGGCCCAGGCCATCGCCGAGCATCGCGAAGTCCTGGCGGCGCTGCGCGGCAAGGATCCGGAGCGCGCGCGCGCGGTCATGCAGCGGCATATGGATATTGCTTACCGCCGCCTGACATCCAGCCTGACCCGTGCGCGCAAGCGTACTGCCGGCACGCCGGGCGCCAGGAAGGCGTCCTCAGGGGCGTCCTGA
- a CDS encoding M48 family metallopeptidase, with protein sequence MRFLAAYPDGVLDQVRQMVAANRLGEHLAKKYPARHTVQTDRALYDFTAELKQEFLRTAPPIHKVAFDAKIDVVHRALGLHTAISRVQGGKLKAKKEIRVASLFKEAPPEFLRMIVVHELAHLKESDHNKAFYRLCEYMEPAYHQLEFDTRLFLAWRELEPAQG encoded by the coding sequence CTGCGCTTTCTCGCCGCGTATCCCGACGGCGTGCTCGACCAGGTGCGCCAGATGGTGGCCGCCAATCGCCTGGGCGAGCACCTGGCAAAAAAATATCCCGCTCGGCACACCGTGCAGACCGATCGCGCGCTGTACGACTTCACCGCCGAGCTGAAGCAGGAATTCCTGCGCACCGCACCGCCGATCCACAAGGTCGCGTTCGACGCCAAGATCGACGTGGTCCATCGCGCGCTCGGGCTGCACACCGCCATCTCGCGCGTGCAAGGCGGCAAGCTCAAGGCCAAGAAGGAAATCCGCGTGGCGTCGCTGTTCAAGGAAGCACCGCCCGAGTTCCTGCGCATGATCGTGGTGCACGAACTCGCCCACCTGAAGGAGAGCGATCACAACAAGGCGTTCTACCGCCTGTGCGAATACATGGAGCCGGCGTACCACCAGCTGGAGTTCGACACGCGCCTGTTTTTGGCGTGGCGCGAACTGGAGCCGGCGCAGGGCTAG
- a CDS encoding IlvD/Edd family dehydratase — translation MNDDKPTPPTRRSQAWFGRLDRDGFLYRSWLKNRGIPHDQFDGRPVIGICNTYSELTPCNSHFRTLAEQVKIGVWEAGGFPLEFPVMSLGETMLRPTAMLFRNLASMDVEESIRGNPIDGVVLLMGCDKTTPALMMGAASCDLPTIGVSGGPMLSGKFRGGELGSGTDVWKMSEQVRAGQMSQEDFFEAESCMHRSHGHCMTMGTASTMASMVEALGMSLPGNAAIPAVDGRRNVLARASGRRIVEMVKDNLVMSKILTRDAFENAIRVNAAIGGSTNAVIHLLAIAGRIGVELKLEDWDALGHELPCLLDLQPSGRHLMEDFYYAGGLPAVIRELESVLARDALTVNGKTLWDNCKDAPNWNREVIHAFGAPFKANAGIAVLRGNLCPDGAVIKPSAATPALLKHTGRAVVFENSEHMHQRLDDESLDVDETCVLVLKNCGPRGYPGMAEAGNMPLPPKVLRKGITDMVRVSDARMSGTAYGTVVLHVAPEAAAGGPLALVKDGDMVELDVPMRKLHLHVDEAELQRRRAAWQAPALPMARGWTRLYVEHVQQANLGADMDFLVGKSGAAVPKDNH, via the coding sequence GTGAACGACGACAAGCCGACGCCCCCCACGCGCCGCAGCCAGGCCTGGTTTGGCCGCCTCGACCGCGATGGCTTCCTCTATCGCTCGTGGCTCAAGAACCGCGGCATCCCTCACGACCAGTTCGATGGCCGTCCGGTCATCGGCATCTGCAACACCTACTCCGAGCTCACGCCCTGCAACTCGCATTTCCGCACACTGGCCGAACAGGTCAAGATCGGCGTGTGGGAAGCCGGCGGCTTTCCGCTCGAGTTCCCGGTGATGTCGCTGGGCGAGACCATGCTGCGCCCCACCGCCATGCTGTTTCGCAACCTGGCGAGCATGGACGTGGAAGAATCGATTCGCGGCAACCCGATCGATGGCGTGGTGCTGCTGATGGGCTGCGACAAGACCACGCCAGCGCTGATGATGGGCGCGGCCTCGTGCGACCTGCCCACCATCGGCGTCTCCGGCGGCCCCATGCTGAGCGGCAAGTTCCGCGGCGGCGAACTGGGCTCCGGCACCGATGTGTGGAAGATGTCGGAGCAAGTGCGGGCCGGCCAGATGTCGCAGGAGGACTTCTTCGAGGCCGAGAGCTGCATGCACCGATCGCACGGCCACTGCATGACGATGGGCACCGCGTCGACCATGGCCAGCATGGTGGAAGCGTTGGGCATGAGCCTGCCCGGCAACGCGGCGATTCCCGCCGTGGATGGCCGCCGCAATGTGCTGGCGCGCGCGTCGGGGCGCCGCATCGTGGAGATGGTGAAAGACAACCTGGTGATGTCGAAGATCCTGACCCGCGATGCGTTCGAGAACGCCATCCGCGTCAACGCGGCCATCGGCGGCTCGACCAACGCCGTGATCCACCTGCTGGCCATCGCCGGGCGCATCGGCGTCGAACTCAAGCTGGAAGACTGGGATGCGCTGGGCCACGAGCTGCCGTGCCTGCTCGACCTGCAGCCATCCGGGCGCCACCTGATGGAGGATTTCTATTACGCGGGCGGCCTGCCCGCGGTGATCCGCGAACTGGAGTCGGTGCTTGCGCGCGACGCACTCACCGTCAACGGCAAGACGTTGTGGGACAACTGCAAGGACGCGCCCAACTGGAACCGCGAAGTCATCCACGCCTTCGGCGCGCCCTTCAAGGCCAACGCCGGCATTGCTGTGCTGCGCGGCAACCTGTGCCCCGATGGCGCGGTGATCAAGCCGTCGGCCGCCACGCCGGCGCTGCTCAAGCACACCGGCCGCGCGGTGGTGTTCGAGAACAGCGAGCACATGCATCAGCGGCTCGACGATGAATCGCTCGACGTCGACGAGACCTGCGTGCTGGTGCTGAAGAACTGCGGCCCGCGTGGCTACCCCGGCATGGCCGAAGCCGGCAATATGCCGTTGCCGCCCAAGGTGCTGCGCAAGGGCATCACCGACATGGTCCGCGTGTCGGATGCGCGCATGAGCGGCACGGCTTACGGCACGGTGGTGCTGCACGTGGCGCCCGAAGCCGCGGCCGGCGGCCCGCTGGCGCTGGTGAAGGACGGCGACATGGTGGAACTCGATGTGCCCATGCGCAAGCTGCACCTGCATGTCGATGAAGCGGAGCTGCAGCGCCGCCGCGCCGCGTGGCAGGCGCCCGCGCTGCCGATGGCGCGCGGCTGGACGCGCCTGTATGTCGAGCACGTGCAGCAAGCCAACCTGGGCGCCGACATGGATTTCCTGGTGGGCAAAAGCGGCGCCGCGGTGCCCAAGGACAACCACTGA